A single Cottoperca gobio chromosome 3, fCotGob3.1, whole genome shotgun sequence DNA region contains:
- the ppef1 gene encoding LOW QUALITY PROTEIN: serine/threonine-protein phosphatase with EF-hands 1 (The sequence of the model RefSeq protein was modified relative to this genomic sequence to represent the inferred CDS: inserted 2 bases in 1 codon; deleted 1 base in 1 codon), with product MPPARCVYALEALTDVSPGTSLLAIMGCGTSVATETQGKRVETDDTVKTPCPALTMKAAVLIQRWYRRYMARLEMRRRYTWNIFQSIEYAGEQDQLQLSSFFSFMLDNFTQLNGNGPDLISQLLVPVVDPWLDRETCSNLITVPESYTGPRLSFPLSVSDTNALLGAFKEQQTLHARYVLQLLYETKKLLKQMPNIIHLSTSYTNEITICGDLHGRLDDLLLIFYKNGLPSVETPYVFNGDFVDRGKKSIEVVILLFAYLLLYPDYMHLNRGNHEDHIMNLRYGFTREVMQKYKTHGCEILQLFQDVFSLLPVATVIDGKVLIVHGGISDQTDLDFLSSIERHKVKSALRFPRRSLEQLDIGQSCRQMKRVRSXQPSSHPSHSKNHRTPNQRKRRCRHSRQDSTVSTSSSSSSSSSSSSLLCSPRTPSCLSPRPCPSSPSMPYAINVLQVPFLDSLSSVAPPLPPQHDREWKQIVDILWSDPKAQEGCSPNIFRGGGCYFGPDVTQRLLLQHGLQLLIRSHECKQEGYELCHGGQVITIFSASNYYEEGSNRGAYIKLGRELVPRFYQYQVSRTTRKLTLTQRVRAAEGSALKALKEKLFSHRSELLSGLQQYDHNNTGNVSVSEWAQVLESVLRLELPWRTLRPHLARLAPDGSVKYQSCFENMEPGIPLPQVTPNMAETLFRYRTDIELIFNIIDKDHSGLISIEEFRHTWRLFSAHLGVDIDERAIDDLARSIDFNKDGSIDFTEFLEAFRVVHKLDNKDQQLNGKMD from the exons ATGCCACCAGCCAGATGTGTCTACGCCTTGGAAGCACTGACTGATGTGAGCCCCGGGACCTCCTTGTTGGCCATCATGGGATGTGGCACCTCCGTTGCTACGGAGACACAAGGGAAAAGAGTTGAGACAG atGACACAGTTAAGACTCCCTGCCCGGCTCTGA CTATGAAGGCAGCTGTTTTGATCCAGCGATGGTACCGGCGCTACATGGCCCGTTTGGAGATGAGGCGCAGGTACACATGGAACATCTTTCAGTCCATTGAATACGCCGGGGAACAGGACCAGCTACAG CTCTCCAGTTTCTTCAGTTTTATGCTCGACAACTTCACTCAGTTGAATGGAAATGGACCAG ACTTGATCTCCCAGCTGCTGGTCCCGGTGGTGGACCCCTGGTTAGATAGAGAGACCTGCTCCAACTTGATCACTGTACCAGAGTCGTACACCGGGCCCCGActctcgtttcctctctctgtctctgataCGAACGCTCTCCTCGGTGCATTTAAAGAGCAGCAG ACTCTACATGCCAGATATGTTCTGCAGCTGCTGTACGAGACCAAGAAGCTCCTCAAGCAGATGCCCAACATCATCCACTTGTCGACATCTTACACCAATGAGATCACTATATGTG GTGACCTGCACGGCCGGCTTGATGACTTACTTCTCATATTTTATAAG aACGGCCTTCCCTCTGTGGAGACGCCATATGTCTTCAATGGGGACTTTGTGGACCGTGGGAAAAAGTCGATCGAAGTGGTCATCCTCCTGTTCGCCTAC TTGCTGCTTTACCCCGACTACATGCACCTGAACCGAGGAAACCACGAAGACCACATAATGAACCTCAG ATATGGATTCACAAGAGAAGTCATGCAGAAGTACAAG ACTCATGGCTGTGAGATCCTCCAGCTGTTTCAGGACGTCTTCAGTCTCCTGCCCGTCGCGACGGTCATTGACGGAAAGGTCCTGATCGTTCATGGAGGCATATCAGACCAGACCGACCTGGACTTCCTCAGCTCCATAGAGAGGCACAAG gtgaaatctgccctgaggttTCCCAGACGTAGTTTGGAGCAGCTGGACATTGGTCAGTCTTGCAGACAGATGAAAAGAGTGAGATC ACAGCCTAGCTCTCATCCCAGCCACAGCAAGAACCACAGAACCCCCAACCAGAG AAAGAGGCGTTGCAGGCACAGCCGACAGGACAGCACTGTCTctacttcttcctcctcctcctcatcgtcCTCGTCGTCCTCTTTGCTCTGCTCTCCTCGAACGCCATCGTGCCTCTCGCCTCGTCCGTGCCCGTCCTCTCCCAGCATGCCTTACGCTATCAATGTCCTCCAAGTGCCTTTCCTggactctctctcctctgtcgcCCCTCCTTTACCTCCACAACATGATCGAGAATGGAAACAG atAGTGGATATATTGTGGAGTGACCCTAAAGCCCAAGAAGGCTGCAGTCCCAACATATTCAGAGGAGGAGGCTGCTACTTCGGCCCCGACGTCACCCAGAGACTGCTGCTCCAGCACGGACTCCAGCTGCTCATCAGATCCCATGAGTGCAAACAGGAGGGATATGAGCTCTGTCATGGTGGACAG GTGATCACCATTTTCTCAGCGTCAAACTATTACGAGGAGGGAAGCAACCGCGGTGCCTACATCAAATTGGGCCGAGAACTGGTCCCTCGCTTCTACCAGTACCAAGTCAGCCGCACAACACGCAAACTCACCCTTACACAGAG AGTACGAGCTGCAGAAGGCTCGGCTCTCAAGGCCCTGAAGGAGAAGCTGTTCTCCCATCGCTCTGAGCTGCTGTCAGGCCTCCAGCAGTACGACCACAACAACACCG GTAATGTGTCAGTCAGTGAATGGGCTCAGGTGTTGGAGTCTGTGCTGAGACTGGAGCTGCCGTGGAGGACACTTCGCCCGCACTTAGCACGTCTGGCACCAGATGGCAGTGTGAAGTATCAGTCCTGCTTCGAGAATATGGAACCAGGGATTCCTCTGCCTCAG gtGACTCCAAACATGGCTGAAACTCTGTTCAGATACCGGACAGACATTGAGTTAATATTCAACATTATAGACAAAGACCATTCAG GTCTGATCTCCATCGAGGAGTTTCGTCACACCTGGCGTCTCTTCAGCGCCCACCTGGGGGTCGACATCGACGAGAGAGCCATCGATGATCTGGCCCGAAGTATTGACTTCAACAAGGACGGCAGTATAGACTTCACTGAGTTCCTAGAGGCCTTCAGAGTGGTACACAAACTAGACAACAAGGATCAGCAACTCAATGGAAAGATGGATTGA
- the LOC115025373 gene encoding protein HEG — MGLLAALVTLLCFYAPACGAEGCNSFRHLENGQTFFRYGGLMVIFRCRPGYKLHGYKTNSCVSGLWSRDTPVCVGSGCSNPGPLTHGTSSTNKDGSWTVFSCKSGFRLHGPSMLYCKGHTWNSTMPVCKESDMMSSTSGVRVRKTNIHLNLQAAVVLKNEQQSHYDTLANSASKESNLKFSLLSHAPSQMSNSERFKVTHPKVHLQQHDQFPDVKVKGGVQTTLKEANEAQGAETGRNVSEAKASQEEAEKLAEDVSKSHWSTTLSSTVSLVSRTEQITSSMPPSFSTAHSPTITAVTNTVTFAPTSPLHNTSSEKVLKFGESVTSQDDVTPSEEVTGSSQTVVEDQQDETGNHYPPLSQPESVDKEEPTETALSIPVDLISTRSSSTSTPASAAPSLSPSIPSSTQSNMKTEVSSNTSTATEPRSYPTEYRNATSKPPLLSLSLSRRPVCMYPPVPAHGTFYFRNVENPGPREYRHYIQYACYPGYTLAHGDIHSYCQQRGVWSGTTPVCLELTPCSVNNGGCSQLCAHSQHYNQSSNEAKTRTQCTCKTGFTLLEDGRTCRDLDECVKGKHQCQQRCINTFGSFKCSCDDGYQPARDQTSCTDVDECLLPAAVAGCVFGCVNTPGSFHCQCPAGYSLLTAESHCQDIDECAVNQGLGPCTEQCHNSPGSYRCSCSYGHLLAGDGHSCIAECPTGYRKQPPTTTPENSTAQALREECVDINECQEETCEWQCINLPGSHRCICPKGYTLNRDGQRCKDINECSQKNGGCSHLCVNQKGGYKCACPSSHRLSSYSWKKCVPRTTANTAG; from the exons ATGGGGCTCCTGGCAGCACTGGtcactctgctctgcttctACGCTCCAG CGTGTGGAGCTGAGGGGTGCAACAGTTTTAGACACCTGGAGAACGGGCAGACGTTTTTCCGTTACGGTGGACTGATGGTGATCTTCCGCTGTCGTCCCGGCTACAAGCTCCATGGATACAAAACCAACAGCTGTGTGTCTGGACTCTGGTCCCGGGACACCCCAGTCTGTGTCG GCTCCGGCTGCTCCAACCCCGGGCCGCTCACCCACGGGACGAGCAGCACGAATAAGGACGGCTCCTGGACGGTGTTCAGCTGTAAGAGTGGCTTTCGGCTTCATGGGCCCTCAATGTTATACTGTAAGGGCCACACTTGGAATAGCACTATGCCTGTATGCAAAG AGTCCGATATGATGAGCTCGACTTCAGGTGTCCGTGTGcgaaaaacaaacatacacctGAACCTGCAGGCTGCCGTAGTTCTGAAGAACGAGCAACAATCCCACTACGACACCCTCGCTAATTCTGCCTCCAAAGAATCAAACCTCAAATTTAGCTTGTTGTCTCACGCGCCATCCCAAATGTCCAACAGTGAGAGGTTTAAAGTGACTCACCCAAAGGTCCACCTTCAGCAGCATGATCAGTTTCCAGATGTTAAAGTCAAAGGTGGCGTCCAGACAACTCTTAAAGAGGCAAACGAAGCTCAAGGAGCAGAAACTGGGAGGAATGTCTCGGAGGCAAAGGCTTCTCAGGAGGAAGCAGAAAAGTTGGCTGAAGATGTCTCTAAATCACATTGGTCTACCACTCTCTCATCTACCGTATCATTAGTGTCAAGAACGGAACAAATAACATCTTCAATGCCACCATCATTTTCAACAGCCCATTCACCAACTATCACCGCTGTCACGAATACTGTGACGTTTGCACCAACTTCACCCCTCCACAACACCAGCAGTGAAAAAGTGCTCAAATTTGGAGAATCTGTCACTTCCCAGGATGATGTGACTCCCTCTGAAGAAGTAACAGGCTCCTCACAAACTGTGGTTGAAGACCAACAGGATGAAACTGGCAACCACTATCCTCCTTTGTCTCAGCCTGAGTCTGTAGATAAAGAGGAGCCCACAGAGACAGCTTTATCTATTCCTGTTGATTTAATATCCACCCGTTCTTCCTCTACTTCAACACCTGCTTCCGCTGCACCCTCCTTATCCCCCTCCATTCCCAGCTCCACCCAGTCCAATATGAAAACTGAAGTTTCTTCAAACACCTCCACCGCCACTGAGCCGAGATCTTATCCGACCGAATACCGCAACGCCACCTCCAAACCACCTCTGCTGTCTCTCAGCCTCAGCAGACGACCCGTGTGCATGTACCCGCCTGTGCCCGCTCACGGGACCTTTTACTTTCGCAATGTAGAGAATCCAGGTCCCAGAGAGTACAGACATTACATCCAGTATGCCTGCTACCCTGGTTACACGCTGGCTCATGGAGACATACACAGCTACTGCCAGCAGCGGGGCGTCTGGAGCGGAACCACACCTGTTTGTCTGG AGTTGACACCATGTTCAGTAAACAACGGTGGCTGTTCCCAGCTGTGCGCTCACTCCCAGCACTACAACCAAAGCTCCAACGAGGCCAAGACCAGAACTCAGTGCACCTGCAAAACTGGATTCACCCTTCTGGAGGACGGGCGGACGTGTCGAG atTTAGATGAGTGTGTGAAAGGGAAGCACCAGTGTCAGCAGAGATGCATCAACACATTTGGTTCCTTTAAGTGCAGCTGTGATGACGGCTATCAACCAGCTCGTGACCAGACCTcctgcacag ATGTGGATGAGTGCCTGCTGCCTGCAGCTGTAGCAGGCtgtgtgtttggctgtgttAACACTCCTGGGAGCTTCCACTGCCAGTGTCCTGCTGGATACAGCCTTCTGACTGCAGAGAGCCACTGCCAAG ATATCGATGAGTGTGCTGTTAATCAGGGGCTCGGGCCGTGTACGGAGCAGTGCCACAACTCCCCAGGATCGTACCGATGCTCCTGCTCGTATGGGCACCTCTTAGCCGGAGACGGACACAGCTGTATCGCTGAGTGTCCAACGGGGTACAGGAAGCAACCACCAACAACAACGCCTGAGAATTCAACTGCACAAGCTCTTAGGGAGGAGTGTGTAG ATATAAACGAGTGCCAGGAGGAAACGTGTGAGTGGCAGTGTATCAACCTGCCAGGCTCTCACCGCTGCATCTGCCCCAAAGGATACACACTGAACAGAGATGGGCAACGCTGCAAAG aCATTAATGAGTGCAGTCAGAAGAATGGAGGCTGTTCCCACCTGTGTGTGAACCAAAAAGGTGGCTATAAATGTGCCTGTCCATCCTCCCATCGGCTCTCCTCCTACAGCTGGAAAAAATGTGTACCAAGGACAACAGCGAACACTGCCGGCTGA